A genome region from Clostridia bacterium includes the following:
- a CDS encoding DUF6054 family protein: protein MAKYEKTISGNLEQVAHRLQQKILSSVLSMNLVDESHYEHEDFKVIVQVYDKYFYRNKSRASLTLTLVNHNNDIFVSAIGAGGGQGIIFNFSLGAEDEMMDVVKDCIEDID from the coding sequence ATGGCAAAATATGAAAAAACTATTTCAGGTAATTTAGAACAAGTAGCACATCGTTTGCAACAAAAAATCCTTAGCAGCGTATTGTCAATGAACTTGGTTGATGAAAGTCACTATGAACATGAAGATTTTAAAGTTATCGTTCAGGTTTATGATAAATACTTTTATAGGAATAAAAGCAGAGCAAGCTTGACTTTGACACTGGTCAATCATAATAATGATATTTTTGTTTCAGCTATAGGTGCAGGCGGAGGACAAGGCATTATCTTTAACTTCAGTCTGGGTGCAGAAGACGAAATGATGGATGTTGTAAAAGATTGCATAGAGGATATAGATTAA